One Streptomyces sp. NBC_01217 genomic region harbors:
- a CDS encoding HAD family hydrolase, whose product MSSRRVPVLTVIFDLDATLVDSEPNYYEAARRLLERYGVPGFTWEHHTRFIGIGVRETLAVLRAEYRIEASVDELVAGQDALYLELARSSTEVFPEMRKFVERLRHDGVGMAVASGSSRAAIEAVLAGTGLDAYLPVYVSADEVAHGKPEPDVFLEAAHRLGAAPADCVVLKDAAPGAAAAHAAGMRCIAIPYVAATAADPAFATAGLLFAGGQRAFTAQAAYDWLFPGEERRSASVRPVPSS is encoded by the coding sequence ATGAGTTCCCGGCGCGTCCCCGTCCTCACCGTCATCTTCGATCTCGACGCCACGCTGGTGGACAGCGAGCCGAACTACTACGAGGCGGCGCGGCGCCTCCTGGAGCGGTACGGCGTGCCCGGCTTCACCTGGGAGCATCACACCCGGTTCATCGGGATCGGTGTCCGCGAGACGCTGGCGGTCCTGCGTGCCGAGTACCGCATCGAGGCGTCCGTCGACGAACTGGTGGCCGGTCAGGACGCTCTGTATCTGGAGCTGGCGCGGTCCTCGACCGAGGTGTTTCCCGAGATGCGGAAGTTCGTGGAGCGGCTGCGCCATGACGGCGTCGGGATGGCGGTGGCTTCGGGTTCGTCCCGGGCGGCGATCGAGGCCGTGCTCGCGGGCACGGGCCTGGACGCGTATCTGCCCGTGTACGTCTCCGCCGACGAGGTGGCGCACGGCAAACCGGAACCGGATGTGTTCCTGGAGGCGGCCCACCGCCTCGGCGCGGCGCCCGCCGACTGCGTGGTGCTGAAGGACGCGGCACCGGGCGCGGCGGCGGCGCATGCGGCGGGCATGCGCTGCATCGCGATTCCCTATGTGGCCGCGACAGCCGCCGATCCGGCGTTCGCGACGGCCGGTCTGCTCTTCGCGGGCGGGCAGCGCGCGTTCACGGCGCAGGCCGCGTACGACTGGCTGTTCCCGGGAGAAGAGCGCCGGTCCGCGTCCGTTCGGCCGGTGCCTTCTTCCTGA
- a CDS encoding helix-turn-helix domain-containing protein has product MNPLPDVRTAEAWTAFGTRLRQWRRRAGLTQAQVGARVGYDHTAISKLEHGTRRTPLPLAHRLDELPAAGGDLLDACEAAEAEGPEESGGARPAAATARACPLPGEPAGGALLSMLPPDTVPPTSLPTYGLVCPVHRRDGCAVPVLSDVIALHTAFCALGPAAVSRPPLDIDTVHALTVLLAVCQRADEERAWPGATVVVERTLHAMLRWMALPAAPYQRQLAPLAAEYAQSAGCLRLLWGRNATAMAWLDRSLVWAGLAGHVGTEVAALGDMSTLARLEGDGPSALAYGAAIRQAAAGRHWAGALSDLYLARGHAVRGDARQTLDHIDRAWSQMGRAGEQDETEAPWLSVGSVRLRVESGAAGALRDLAASTGDRRLALRAVAATRTALGLLPPGMHSTRMLFLVRMADAHACARDPQAAIAIAEPVLDTTEVTASTLLGQELRGLHSRLASLYANRPETDDFTRRLAALVR; this is encoded by the coding sequence ATGAACCCTCTGCCGGACGTCCGTACCGCAGAGGCGTGGACAGCCTTCGGAACCCGATTACGTCAGTGGCGCAGGCGCGCCGGGCTCACCCAGGCCCAGGTGGGCGCCCGTGTCGGCTACGACCACACCGCCATCAGCAAGCTGGAGCACGGCACCCGCAGGACACCGCTGCCGCTCGCCCACAGGCTGGACGAGCTGCCGGCGGCCGGCGGAGACCTCCTCGACGCCTGCGAGGCGGCGGAGGCCGAAGGGCCCGAGGAGAGCGGGGGAGCACGGCCCGCTGCGGCCACCGCACGGGCGTGCCCGCTGCCCGGCGAGCCCGCGGGCGGCGCCCTGCTCTCGATGCTGCCCCCGGACACCGTTCCGCCCACGAGCCTGCCCACCTATGGGCTGGTGTGTCCGGTGCACCGCCGTGACGGCTGCGCCGTTCCCGTACTCTCCGATGTCATCGCCCTGCATACGGCCTTCTGCGCCCTGGGCCCGGCCGCCGTCTCCCGCCCGCCGCTGGACATCGACACCGTGCACGCCCTGACGGTACTGCTCGCCGTCTGCCAGCGGGCCGACGAGGAGCGCGCCTGGCCGGGAGCGACCGTCGTCGTCGAGCGCACCCTGCACGCGATGCTCCGCTGGATGGCCCTGCCCGCGGCGCCGTACCAACGCCAACTCGCGCCGCTCGCGGCCGAGTACGCGCAGTCGGCCGGATGCCTGCGGCTGCTGTGGGGCCGCAACGCGACAGCGATGGCCTGGCTCGACCGGTCACTGGTCTGGGCTGGGCTGGCCGGTCATGTCGGCACGGAGGTGGCCGCACTCGGCGACATGAGCACCCTCGCACGGCTGGAGGGCGACGGGCCCTCCGCCCTCGCCTACGGAGCCGCGATCCGGCAGGCGGCCGCGGGCCGTCACTGGGCGGGCGCCCTGAGCGATCTGTATCTGGCGCGCGGACACGCGGTACGGGGTGACGCGCGGCAGACCCTGGACCACATCGACCGTGCCTGGTCACAGATGGGCCGGGCCGGTGAGCAGGACGAGACGGAGGCGCCCTGGCTGTCCGTCGGCTCCGTGCGTCTGCGGGTGGAGTCCGGCGCCGCCGGGGCCCTGCGGGACCTCGCCGCGTCGACCGGGGACCGCAGGCTGGCGCTGCGCGCCGTCGCTGCGACCCGTACCGCACTGGGTCTGCTTCCTCCAGGGATGCACTCGACACGGATGCTGTTCCTGGTGCGGATGGCCGACGCCCATGCCTGCGCCCGGGATCCGCAGGCGGCGATCGCCATCGCCGAACCCGTACTGGACACCACCGAGGTGACCGCCTCGACGCTGCTGGGCCAGGAACTGCGCGGTCTGCACAGCCGGTTGGCGTCCCTGTACGCGAACCGGCCGGAGACCGACGACTTCACCCGACGGCTGGCGGCCCTCGTCCGCTGA
- a CDS encoding serine/threonine-protein kinase, whose product MGEVWRASDEVLGRAVAVKLLLGDHADESATARFRLEAQTAARLSHPHLVAVFDFGAWENRFFLVMELVEGRSLGALLAAEERLGTEQVARIAGQAAAGLAAAHRQGVVHRDIKPGNLMLDAEGSVKIGDFGIAQFVDDPSAALTTTGQIVGTSLYLAPERALGRTAGAASDMYSLGCVIYQLLLGDPPFRSDTATATLYQHVDTPPVPLGQRGVQLSPAFDSYLLGLLAKQPEDRPSAQQVADWFQSDAWRGRPEPLPMYAAAPPPAAPSAPYAPAPAAAFGTAPAAASAQQAQGAATYRLPQAGGHRRRTADRSAPTRRLTGAREAIRRRPRVASAIAGTVAFLAAVYLGMSLFSPDSGSAGTPDTGSTATTGPESPAPAPPAQNSGDERDGEDGGDSGDDEQD is encoded by the coding sequence ATGGGTGAGGTGTGGCGCGCCTCCGACGAAGTGCTCGGCCGGGCGGTGGCCGTGAAGCTGCTGCTGGGCGATCACGCGGACGAGTCGGCCACCGCCCGGTTCCGCCTTGAGGCGCAGACCGCGGCCCGTCTGAGCCACCCTCATCTGGTGGCCGTGTTCGACTTCGGGGCCTGGGAGAACCGCTTCTTCCTGGTGATGGAGCTCGTCGAGGGCAGAAGCCTGGGCGCCCTCCTCGCGGCCGAGGAACGCCTCGGGACCGAGCAGGTCGCCCGGATCGCGGGCCAGGCGGCCGCGGGACTCGCCGCCGCCCATCGGCAGGGCGTCGTGCACCGTGACATCAAGCCCGGAAACCTGATGCTGGACGCCGAAGGGTCCGTCAAGATCGGCGACTTCGGCATCGCCCAGTTCGTCGACGACCCCTCCGCCGCGCTGACCACCACGGGGCAGATAGTCGGCACCAGTCTCTATCTCGCCCCGGAGCGCGCCCTTGGCCGTACGGCCGGTGCGGCATCCGACATGTACTCGCTGGGCTGTGTGATCTACCAACTCCTGCTGGGTGATCCGCCGTTCCGCTCCGACACCGCGACCGCAACGCTTTATCAGCATGTCGACACACCCCCCGTGCCGCTCGGGCAGCGGGGCGTGCAACTGTCCCCGGCCTTCGACTCTTATCTGCTGGGGCTGCTCGCGAAGCAGCCCGAGGACCGGCCCAGTGCCCAGCAGGTCGCGGACTGGTTCCAGAGCGATGCGTGGCGGGGACGGCCGGAGCCGCTGCCCATGTACGCCGCCGCGCCTCCTCCTGCCGCACCGAGTGCCCCATACGCCCCGGCGCCCGCCGCGGCCTTCGGCACGGCTCCCGCGGCTGCCTCGGCCCAGCAGGCCCAGGGCGCGGCGACGTACCGCCTTCCGCAGGCCGGCGGCCACAGACGGCGTACGGCCGACCGGTCCGCGCCCACCCGGCGGCTCACCGGCGCCCGCGAGGCGATAAGACGTCGGCCCAGGGTGGCGAGCGCCATCGCCGGTACGGTCGCCTTCCTCGCGGCCGTGTACCTGGGGATGAGCCTGTTCTCCCCGGACTCCGGCTCGGCCGGAACACCGGATACCGGTTCAACCGCGACCACCGGACCCGAGTCTCCGGCCCCCGCCCCGCCGGCGCAGAACAGCGGGGACGAGAGGGACGGCGAGGACGGCGGGGACAGCGGCGACGACGAACAGGACTGA
- a CDS encoding M28 family peptidase, translated as MTAGTTLAVLAGMLVAVSGQSASAEPSPPAPPAPKALSAAVSAADRAAASGLDTLAKGPDEQYERQMVTPWVKGLYSVAYRRTYRGLPVVGGDAVVVADSRGRIRGTQSAVPRRINVPTTPTVSARAAEATARKKLADVQRVDSRRLVVRATEKTSRLAWETVLTGRSAKTPSRLHVFVDAGNGKVLDSYDDVKAGTGNSQWNGPSPLAIDTTASGSSYSLRDPNRPGLSCADYSTGSVFSKPSDSWGTGSASSKETGCVDVMWAAQHEWNMLRDWLGRNGHDGNGRSWPVEVGLNDVNAYWDGSSVSIGHNNANRWIAAMDVVGHEFGHGIDQYTPGGADNESGLGEATGDIMGALTEAYTNEPAPYDDPDYTVGEKVDLVGDGPIRIMYDPGQTGDPNCYSSSIPNTEEHAAAGPLNHWFYLLAEGSNPGGGRPSSPTCNSSPVTGVGIRSAGKVFYGGMLLKTSGMPYKRYRTATLTAAKNLDTTCVLFNRTKSAWDAISVPAQSGDPACTPSGNNDFTLSLDPASGSVRPGDSVTATVRTSVSSGSAQTVNLTASGLPSGVSASFSPSSVQSGASSAMTVSASSGAAPGAYTFTVKGDGTQSHTAQYTLTVDNGGDPGGDAPDISVAEVQSHLAQLNTIASQNGGNRRSGSAGYTASVAYVKGKLQAAGYTVSEQTCTSCTYRGNNLIADWPGGPSDQTVMFGAHLDGVAAGPGINDNGSGSATLLENALALARQNPTMTKHVRFAWWNGEEQGLQGSQYYVGQLTSAQRGSIKAYYNFDMVASTNAGYFINNVGSATSAPMKEYWDSLNLAPEENVEGQGRSDDYSFQQGGIPTSGYATGASDTKSSAQAAKWGGTAGRSYDPCYHQSCDTTSNINATALDRSADGVA; from the coding sequence ATGACGGCCGGGACGACCCTGGCCGTCCTCGCCGGAATGCTGGTCGCCGTCAGCGGCCAGTCAGCATCTGCCGAACCGTCTCCGCCCGCTCCCCCCGCCCCGAAAGCGTTGTCGGCCGCGGTCTCGGCGGCCGACCGGGCCGCCGCCAGTGGTCTGGACACCCTGGCGAAGGGCCCCGATGAGCAGTACGAGCGGCAGATGGTGACCCCGTGGGTCAAGGGTCTGTACTCCGTCGCATACCGGCGCACCTACCGCGGGCTGCCGGTCGTCGGCGGGGACGCCGTCGTGGTGGCCGACTCCAGGGGCCGGATACGCGGCACCCAGTCGGCGGTGCCCCGGCGGATCAACGTGCCGACCACACCGACCGTTTCCGCCCGGGCGGCCGAGGCGACCGCCCGCAAGAAGCTCGCCGATGTGCAGCGGGTGGACTCGCGCCGCCTGGTCGTGCGCGCCACGGAGAAGACCTCCCGGCTGGCCTGGGAGACGGTGCTCACCGGGCGCAGCGCCAAGACCCCCAGCCGTCTGCACGTCTTCGTCGACGCGGGCAACGGCAAGGTGCTCGACAGCTACGACGACGTCAAGGCGGGTACCGGCAACAGCCAGTGGAACGGTCCGTCGCCACTGGCCATCGACACCACCGCGTCGGGCAGCAGCTACTCGCTGCGCGACCCGAACCGGCCGGGCCTGAGCTGCGCCGACTACAGCACGGGCAGTGTCTTCAGCAAGCCGAGCGACTCCTGGGGCACCGGCAGCGCCTCCAGCAAGGAGACCGGCTGCGTCGACGTGATGTGGGCGGCGCAGCACGAATGGAACATGCTGCGGGACTGGCTGGGCCGCAACGGACACGACGGCAACGGCCGCAGCTGGCCGGTGGAGGTCGGGCTGAACGACGTCAACGCGTACTGGGACGGCTCCTCGGTCTCCATCGGCCACAACAACGCCAATCGGTGGATCGCCGCGATGGACGTGGTGGGCCATGAGTTCGGCCACGGCATCGACCAGTACACGCCGGGCGGCGCCGACAACGAGTCCGGTCTCGGCGAGGCCACCGGCGACATCATGGGCGCTCTGACCGAGGCGTACACCAATGAGCCCGCCCCCTACGACGACCCGGACTACACCGTCGGCGAGAAGGTCGACCTGGTCGGCGACGGGCCGATCCGGATCATGTACGACCCGGGGCAGACCGGCGACCCGAACTGCTACAGCTCCTCCATACCCAACACCGAGGAGCACGCGGCGGCCGGTCCGCTGAACCACTGGTTCTATCTGCTGGCCGAGGGCTCGAACCCGGGCGGCGGCAGGCCGTCCAGCCCGACGTGCAACAGCTCCCCGGTCACCGGTGTCGGCATCCGGAGCGCCGGCAAGGTCTTCTACGGCGGCATGCTGCTCAAGACGAGCGGTATGCCCTACAAGCGCTACCGCACGGCCACGCTCACCGCCGCCAAGAACCTCGACACCACCTGTGTGCTGTTCAACCGGACCAAGTCCGCGTGGGATGCCATCAGCGTCCCCGCCCAGAGCGGCGACCCGGCCTGCACACCCAGCGGCAACAACGACTTCACCCTCTCCCTGGACCCGGCGTCCGGCTCCGTGAGGCCGGGCGACTCGGTGACGGCCACGGTGCGGACATCGGTCAGCTCCGGGAGTGCGCAGACGGTGAACCTGACGGCGAGCGGTCTGCCCAGCGGCGTGAGTGCGTCCTTCAGCCCGTCGTCGGTGCAGTCCGGAGCGTCCTCGGCGATGACCGTCTCCGCTTCGTCGGGCGCCGCGCCCGGTGCGTACACCTTCACGGTGAAGGGTGACGGCACCCAGAGCCACACCGCCCAGTACACGCTGACCGTCGACAACGGCGGCGATCCCGGTGGCGACGCACCCGACATCAGTGTCGCCGAAGTGCAGTCCCACCTGGCACAGCTGAACACCATCGCCTCGCAGAACGGCGGCAACCGCCGGTCCGGCAGCGCCGGTTACACGGCCTCGGTCGCCTATGTGAAGGGCAAGCTGCAGGCGGCCGGCTACACCGTCAGCGAGCAGACCTGCACCAGCTGCACCTACCGCGGCAACAATCTGATCGCCGACTGGCCGGGCGGCCCCTCCGACCAGACCGTGATGTTCGGCGCCCACCTCGACGGCGTCGCGGCCGGACCCGGGATCAATGACAACGGCTCGGGTTCCGCGACGCTGCTGGAGAACGCGCTCGCCCTGGCCCGGCAGAACCCGACGATGACCAAGCACGTCCGCTTCGCGTGGTGGAACGGCGAGGAGCAGGGGCTGCAGGGTTCGCAGTACTACGTGGGACAGCTCACCAGCGCCCAGCGCGGCTCCATCAAGGCGTACTACAACTTCGACATGGTCGCCTCGACCAACGCGGGCTACTTCATCAACAACGTCGGCTCGGCGACCTCGGCCCCGATGAAGGAGTACTGGGACTCGCTGAACCTCGCGCCGGAGGAGAACGTCGAGGGCCAGGGGCGGTCCGACGACTACTCCTTCCAGCAGGGCGGCATTCCCACCTCCGGATACGCGACGGGAGCCTCCGACACCAAGTCGTCGGCGCAGGCGGCCAAGTGGGGCGGTACGGCGGGCCGGTCGTACGACCCCTGCTACCACCAGTCCTGCGACACCACGAGCAACATCAACGCGACGGCGCTCGACCGCAGTGCCGACGGTGTCGCGTAA